In Massilia antarctica, the following are encoded in one genomic region:
- a CDS encoding tetratricopeptide repeat protein, with amino-acid sequence MANREELALIRGARAGRVVAQLELGTLYLFGSAGLPKSLPTALHWLDRAAQQGCASACQLIGTHIPFDVALQSQRPVACWFGQAFEEGNLRAGLVLAQLILGGQGGEVAGPARREQAFAALEAGAAAGLAEAQWLLSQHRRLAATLEAPEPEPAPAAPALRPAPAPAPAAAQGAAPQRAADARWLQRAADSGMPQAQLSQLDHDWEAGLMDAYATRALPLARALARQLGASPRALGQLSQADVTLLSRCARALAAGALAGAGEHGADEAEIRHFFELAAAEHEAHAQMAVGLWCARMQVDGKRIAVGEGSANFKKAIRWLTLAGNQGLAEAWYALSRIYIKPEFSQRNVLDAQRYLERAAEMGYRDAQLECGNSAWRARRENENNDVRAVYWLQKAALQGCPQAGAALHKIAPRCEGAAYTETGALTAYGLGSAHPLLAARLELAALFGLTRAEALLIDVKAADQGHCLVIDIRSSYGRSKRRLVVIDSMHERHALDRIVRLFDGVNCGPGGPEGNYRQRLYRLKTLVPESEGAHAEHGEVEVYEMAA; translated from the coding sequence ATGGCAAACCGTGAAGAATTAGCGCTCATCCGTGGCGCCCGCGCCGGCCGCGTCGTGGCCCAGCTCGAATTGGGCACGCTCTATCTGTTCGGCAGCGCGGGCTTGCCCAAAAGCTTGCCGACGGCGCTGCACTGGCTCGACCGCGCCGCCCAGCAGGGCTGCGCCAGCGCCTGCCAGCTGATCGGCACCCATATTCCCTTCGACGTCGCGCTGCAGAGCCAGCGCCCGGTGGCCTGCTGGTTCGGGCAAGCCTTCGAGGAGGGCAACCTGCGCGCCGGCCTGGTGCTGGCCCAGCTGATATTGGGCGGGCAGGGGGGCGAGGTGGCGGGCCCCGCGCGGCGCGAGCAAGCTTTTGCCGCGCTGGAGGCGGGCGCGGCGGCGGGCCTGGCCGAGGCCCAGTGGCTGCTGTCGCAGCACCGGCGCCTGGCCGCCACCCTGGAAGCGCCCGAGCCCGAGCCGGCGCCGGCCGCGCCCGCGCTGCGCCCGGCACCGGCACCGGCACCGGCGGCGGCGCAGGGTGCCGCGCCGCAACGCGCGGCCGACGCGCGCTGGCTGCAGCGCGCCGCCGACAGCGGCATGCCGCAGGCCCAGCTCTCGCAGCTCGACCATGACTGGGAAGCTGGCCTGATGGACGCCTATGCCACCCGCGCGCTGCCGCTGGCCAGGGCGCTGGCGCGGCAACTGGGCGCCAGTCCGCGCGCGCTCGGCCAGCTCAGCCAGGCAGACGTCACCCTGTTGTCGCGCTGCGCCCGGGCGCTGGCCGCCGGCGCGCTGGCGGGCGCGGGGGAGCACGGCGCCGACGAAGCGGAAATCCGCCATTTCTTCGAACTGGCCGCGGCCGAGCACGAAGCCCACGCCCAGATGGCGGTCGGGCTATGGTGCGCGCGCATGCAGGTCGATGGCAAGCGCATCGCGGTCGGCGAAGGATCGGCCAACTTCAAGAAAGCGATCCGCTGGCTGACCCTGGCCGGCAACCAGGGACTGGCCGAAGCCTGGTATGCGCTCTCGCGTATCTATATCAAGCCCGAATTTTCCCAGCGCAATGTGCTCGACGCCCAGCGCTACCTGGAGCGCGCTGCCGAGATGGGTTACCGCGACGCCCAGCTCGAATGCGGCAACAGCGCCTGGCGCGCGCGCCGCGAAAATGAAAACAACGATGTGCGGGCGGTGTATTGGCTGCAAAAGGCGGCGCTGCAGGGCTGTCCGCAGGCGGGGGCGGCCTTGCACAAGATCGCGCCGCGCTGCGAGGGCGCGGCTTACACCGAAACGGGGGCCCTGACCGCGTACGGGCTGGGCAGCGCGCATCCGCTGCTGGCCGCGCGCCTGGAGCTGGCGGCCCTGTTCGGGCTCACGCGTGCCGAGGCGCTGCTGATCGACGTCAAGGCGGCCGACCAGGGGCATTGCCTGGTAATCGATATCCGCAGCAGCTACGGGCGCAGCAAACGGCGCCTGGTGGTGATCGATTCGATGCACGAGCGCCACGCGCTGGACCGCATCGTACGGCTGTTCGACGGCGTCAATTGCGGTCCGGGCGGTCCGGAGGGTAATTACAGGCAGCGCCTGTACCGCCTCAAGACCTTGGTTCCCGAGTCCGAGGGAGCGCATGCGGAGCACGGTGAAGTGGAAGTCTACGAAATGGCCGCCTGA
- the dapF gene encoding diaminopimelate epimerase, whose amino-acid sequence MKLKFTKMHGAGNDFIVIDAISQQVDFTPTQWQRLADRRFGIGADQILVVEKAQNPECDFRYRIFNNDGGEVEQCGNGARAFVKFVTDKGMTRQTSIRVETMKGVITPRLEADGTITVDMGAPVLETAQVPFDAAGLGGWAEGRDTLWPLPIKYQGGKTVFVSVVSMGNPHAVQVVDDLDLAPVQETGPLIEAHVRFPNKVNAGFMQVVDRHHVRLRVYERGAGETLACGTGSCAAVVAGIRRGLLDSPVRVSARGGELSIAWAGDGQPVMLSGPAVTVFDGEITV is encoded by the coding sequence ATGAAACTCAAATTTACCAAGATGCATGGCGCTGGCAACGATTTTATCGTGATCGATGCCATCAGCCAGCAAGTCGATTTCACGCCCACCCAGTGGCAGCGCCTGGCGGACCGGCGTTTCGGCATCGGTGCCGACCAGATCCTGGTGGTGGAAAAGGCACAGAATCCGGAATGCGATTTCCGTTATCGGATTTTTAATAACGATGGCGGCGAAGTCGAGCAGTGCGGCAACGGCGCGCGCGCGTTCGTCAAGTTTGTGACCGACAAGGGCATGACCCGCCAGACCAGCATCCGCGTGGAAACCATGAAGGGTGTCATCACCCCGCGCCTGGAAGCCGATGGCACGATCACGGTCGACATGGGGGCGCCGGTGCTGGAAACCGCCCAGGTGCCGTTCGATGCGGCCGGCCTGGGCGGCTGGGCCGAGGGGCGCGACACCTTGTGGCCCTTGCCGATCAAGTATCAGGGCGGCAAGACGGTATTCGTCTCGGTCGTGTCGATGGGCAATCCGCACGCGGTGCAGGTGGTGGACGATCTCGACCTGGCGCCGGTGCAGGAAACCGGACCGCTGATCGAAGCGCATGTGCGCTTTCCGAACAAGGTCAATGCAGGCTTCATGCAGGTGGTGGACCGGCATCATGTGCGGCTGCGCGTGTATGAACGGGGCGCCGGCGAAACCTTGGCCTGCGGCACGGGTTCGTGCGCGGCCGTGGTGGCCGGCATCCGGCGCGGGCTGCTCGATTCGCCTGTGCGCGTCAGTGCGCGCGGCGGGGAATTGTCGATCGCCTGGGCAGGCGATGGCCAGCCGGTGATGCTCAGCGGACCGGCCGTGACGGTGTTCGACGGCGAAATCACGGTCTAG
- a CDS encoding LpxL/LpxP family acyltransferase: MKFLLGLMWLMHWLPLPVLGRIGTGMGSLLFMVLRKRREIALTNLRMCMPELSEAQRVVLARQHFQSYSRSVWERAILWWAPKARLRRLIHVEPGVPLAQIEGRPTILLCPHFVCLDVAGMAVMLELNVCSMYVPQKNVVFDEVLRKGRARFRPVKLFSRKEGVKPIIRAMRENLPYFMLPDMDFGDKDAAFVPFFGIPAATLTAPGRLAAATGAQVIPVVATFLPNYTGWKVRFYPAWEDYPGDDIVESARRMNAFIEERVREAPAEYFWTHKRFKTRPPGEPSPYEKK, translated from the coding sequence ATGAAGTTTCTGTTGGGTCTGATGTGGCTGATGCACTGGTTGCCTCTGCCGGTGCTGGGACGCATCGGCACGGGCATGGGCAGCCTGCTGTTCATGGTGCTCAGGAAGCGCCGCGAGATCGCGCTGACGAATCTGCGCATGTGCATGCCGGAACTGTCCGAGGCGCAGCGGGTGGTGCTGGCGCGCCAGCATTTCCAGTCGTATTCGCGCAGCGTGTGGGAGCGCGCCATCCTGTGGTGGGCGCCGAAGGCGCGCCTGCGCCGCCTGATCCACGTCGAGCCCGGTGTGCCGCTGGCACAGATCGAGGGCCGCCCGACCATCTTGCTGTGCCCGCACTTCGTGTGCCTGGACGTGGCCGGCATGGCGGTCATGCTGGAACTGAATGTGTGCTCGATGTATGTGCCGCAGAAAAATGTGGTGTTCGACGAGGTATTGCGCAAGGGACGCGCTCGTTTTCGGCCGGTGAAATTGTTCTCCCGCAAGGAGGGCGTCAAGCCGATCATCCGCGCCATGCGCGAGAACCTGCCCTATTTCATGCTGCCGGATATGGATTTCGGCGACAAGGATGCCGCCTTCGTGCCGTTTTTCGGCATTCCCGCCGCCACCCTGACCGCGCCCGGACGCCTCGCGGCGGCCACCGGTGCCCAGGTGATTCCGGTGGTGGCGACGTTCTTGCCCAATTACACGGGCTGGAAGGTGAGGTTTTACCCGGCGTGGGAGGACTATCCGGGCGACGACATCGTGGAATCGGCGCGGCGCATGAATGCGTTTATCGAGGAGCGGGTGCGCGAGGCGCCGGCCGAGTATTTCTGGACGCACAAGCGCTTCAAGACCCGTCCGCCGGGCGAACCCTCGCCTTACGAGAAAAAATAA
- a CDS encoding lysophospholipid acyltransferase family protein: MLVILFRTLSKLPLPVLHVMGAALGWFAYLASPSYRRLMRTNLRAAGFGRHLSAAIAESGKSITELAFVWCAPPDRVARLATDENWDYVQSVLDAGRGIVFLTPHLGCFEITAQQIALRTKLTVMYRPPKQAALKPLIEGARARHNLHLAPANLSGVRILAKCLKRGEPIGVLPDQVPQEGEGVWAPFFGRPAYSMTLPAKLAQMGNAEIILVYAERRPGGQGFIVRFVPFGEKLDGSAVQQASTINRAMEQLIARCPAQYFWSYNRYKQPGGVAAPDAGEKA; encoded by the coding sequence ATGTTAGTAATCCTGTTCCGTACCTTATCGAAGCTGCCGCTGCCGGTCCTGCATGTCATGGGCGCCGCGCTGGGCTGGTTCGCGTATCTTGCTTCCCCTTCTTACCGCAGGCTGATGCGCACCAATCTGCGCGCGGCCGGCTTCGGCCGGCACTTGTCGGCCGCCATCGCCGAGTCCGGCAAGTCGATCACCGAACTGGCCTTCGTGTGGTGCGCGCCGCCCGATAGAGTGGCACGCCTGGCCACCGACGAGAACTGGGACTATGTCCAGTCGGTCCTCGACGCCGGGCGCGGCATTGTGTTTCTCACGCCACACCTGGGCTGTTTCGAGATCACCGCCCAGCAGATCGCGCTGCGCACCAAGCTGACCGTGATGTACCGTCCGCCCAAGCAGGCGGCCCTCAAGCCGCTCATCGAGGGCGCCCGCGCGCGCCATAATCTGCATCTGGCGCCGGCCAATCTGTCGGGCGTGCGGATCCTGGCCAAGTGCCTCAAGCGCGGCGAGCCGATCGGGGTGCTGCCGGACCAGGTGCCGCAGGAGGGCGAAGGCGTGTGGGCGCCGTTTTTCGGACGCCCGGCCTACAGCATGACCTTGCCGGCCAAGCTGGCGCAGATGGGCAATGCCGAGATCATCCTGGTGTATGCCGAGCGGCGCCCTGGCGGTCAGGGTTTCATCGTGCGCTTCGTGCCGTTCGGCGAGAAACTCGACGGCAGCGCCGTCCAGCAGGCGAGCACCATCAACCGCGCCATGGAGCAGCTGATCGCGCGCTGCCCGGCCCAGTATTTCTGGAGTTATAACCGTTACAAGCAGCCCGGCGGCGTGGCCGCTCCGGATGCAGGGGAGAAAGCATGA
- the metK gene encoding methionine adenosyltransferase, with protein MSNDYLFTSESVSEGHPDKVADQISDAILDAILEQDPKARVAAETLCNTGLVVLAGEITTHANVDYIQVARETIKRIGYDNTDYGIDYRGCAVMVCYDKQSPDIAQGVDEGAGLDLDQGAGDQGLMFGYACDETAELMPAAIHYAHRLVERQSQLRKDGRLPWLRPDAKSQVTLRYVNGRPVGVDTVVLSTQHAPEVTHSQIEEAVIEEIIKKVLPAEWLHGTRYLVNPTGRFVIGGPQGDCGLTGRKIIVDTYGGAAPHGGGAFSGKDPSKVDRSAAYAARYVAKNVVAAGLARQCQVQVSYAIGVAKPINITVYTEGTGIIPDEKIAALVMEHFDLRPKGIVQMLDLLRPIYQKSAAYGHFGREEPEFTWERTDKVALLRAEAGLS; from the coding sequence ATGTCAAACGACTACCTCTTTACGTCCGAATCCGTCTCGGAAGGCCATCCAGACAAGGTTGCCGACCAAATTTCCGACGCCATCCTCGACGCCATTCTCGAGCAAGACCCGAAAGCGCGCGTCGCCGCCGAGACTTTATGCAATACGGGTCTGGTGGTGCTGGCCGGTGAAATCACCACCCACGCCAACGTCGACTATATTCAGGTCGCGCGCGAAACCATCAAGCGCATCGGCTACGACAACACCGACTACGGCATCGACTACCGCGGCTGCGCCGTGATGGTTTGCTACGACAAGCAATCGCCCGACATCGCCCAGGGCGTCGACGAAGGCGCCGGGCTCGACCTGGACCAGGGTGCCGGCGACCAGGGCTTGATGTTCGGCTACGCCTGCGACGAAACGGCCGAGCTGATGCCGGCCGCGATCCACTACGCACACCGCCTGGTCGAGCGCCAGTCGCAGCTGCGCAAGGATGGCCGCCTGCCGTGGCTGCGTCCGGATGCCAAGTCGCAAGTGACTTTACGCTACGTCAACGGCCGTCCGGTGGGAGTCGACACCGTGGTACTGTCGACCCAGCACGCGCCGGAAGTGACGCACTCGCAGATCGAAGAAGCGGTGATTGAAGAGATCATCAAGAAAGTGCTGCCGGCCGAATGGCTGCACGGCACCCGCTACCTGGTCAACCCGACCGGGCGCTTCGTGATTGGCGGTCCGCAGGGCGATTGCGGCCTGACCGGTCGCAAGATCATCGTCGACACCTACGGCGGCGCGGCGCCGCACGGCGGCGGTGCGTTTTCGGGCAAGGACCCATCCAAGGTCGACCGTTCCGCGGCCTACGCGGCGCGCTACGTGGCCAAGAACGTGGTGGCGGCCGGACTGGCGCGCCAGTGCCAGGTGCAGGTCAGCTATGCGATTGGGGTGGCCAAGCCGATCAACATCACGGTGTACACCGAAGGCACGGGCATCATTCCCGACGAAAAAATCGCCGCGCTGGTGATGGAGCACTTCGACCTGCGTCCGAAAGGCATCGTCCAGATGCTTGATTTGCTGCGTCCGATCTACCAGAAGAGTGCGGCGTACGGCCACTTTGGCCGCGAAGAGCCGGAATTCACCTGGGAGCGCACCGACAAGGTCGCCCTGCTGCGCGCCGAGGCCGGCCTGTCCTGA